A single genomic interval of Streptomyces sp. 1222.5 harbors:
- a CDS encoding cold-shock protein has product MASGTVKWFNSEKGFGFIQQDGGGPDVFAHYSEIQGSGYRELTEGEHVTFDIGQGQKGPQAQNIVRG; this is encoded by the coding sequence ATGGCCAGCGGTACCGTGAAGTGGTTCAACTCCGAAAAGGGTTTCGGGTTCATCCAGCAGGACGGCGGAGGCCCGGACGTCTTCGCGCACTACTCCGAGATCCAGGGAAGCGGCTACCGCGAACTGACCGAGGGTGAGCACGTCACCTTCGACATCGGGCAGGGCCAGAAGGGCCCGCAGGCGCAGAACATCGTCCGCGGCTGA